The Rosa chinensis cultivar Old Blush chromosome 7, RchiOBHm-V2, whole genome shotgun sequence DNA segment ACCCCTCccccaacaaataaaaacaatacCATTAATTTCTGATGCACAACTTTAAGGACACCAACGTGCAATCTCTTTCACTGAATCACTGGTGTCCGCTGAAATCATATTGTTGGTCAGCAGCCGCTAAATTCAGTTGCCAGATATTGTCATCAATTAATTTTCAATATCGTATCCACCAGAATATGCTAATCAAATATAAAACAGCTCCGCCATTTGTTCATAGCTTCATATATAAAACAAGATGGCCAAAATCCAAAGCTCACCAGATCTGCCATGGACCGTCCGCCTCTTCCTCTCCGTCGGTTCCTTCGTAGGCGACGCCTCTCGCCGCTCAAATTTCACTGTCAACCGTCGCCTCTGGAACTTGTTCGACTACAAAACCTCTCCCTTAACAAAACCTCACGGAAACCTCATGAGCTCCGACGTCGTCACCGACCCTTCCCGCAACCTCTGGTTCCGCCTCTACACTCCCACGGCCGCAACCACCAAGCTCCCCATCATCGTCTTCTTCCACGGAGGCGGGTTCGTCTTCATGTCCGCCAGTTCAAAACCCTTCGACGATTTTTGTCAACGCCTTGCTCGGGAGCTCCCCGCCGTCGTCGTCTCCGTCAACTACCGCCTCTCGCCGGAGCATCGATATCCTTGCCAGTACGACGACGGATTCGACGTCCTCAAGTTCATCGacggcagcagcagcagctgctTGTTCGAGGGCGCCAATCTCGGACAGTGCTTTCTGGCCGGGGACAGCGCCGGCG contains these protein-coding regions:
- the LOC112179460 gene encoding probable carboxylesterase 18, encoding MAKIQSSPDLPWTVRLFLSVGSFVGDASRRSNFTVNRRLWNLFDYKTSPLTKPHGNLMSSDVVTDPSRNLWFRLYTPTAATTKLPIIVFFHGGGFVFMSASSKPFDDFCQRLARELPAVVVSVNYRLSPEHRYPCQYDDGFDVLKFIDGSSSSCLFEGANLGQCFLAGDSAGGNIAHHVAIRASGHEFRHVKVVGMLAIQPFFGGEERTESETRLKNMPLVNIERTDWMWKAFLPEGSDRDHPVANVFGPNAVDISGVDFPATVVIVGGLDPLQDWQKRYYEGLKKSGKQAELVVFPNAIHTFYGFPELDDSSVFIHKVRDFVQAHATETQH